A segment of the Nitrosopumilus sp. genome:
CGATAAATTATCTTGCTGCAAGAAGAGATAAGGCAGTGCTGGTAAGTTTCCCATTCCCCGTATCACATATCTTATTGCTGATTTCTGCAGAACCCACAGTCAATATTGAGAATTTGGCAAAAAAGGTCGTAGAGATTTTTTCCGGAGTCAGTTAAGCACAACAAAATACGACAAACAAATTCTTTAATTATGGAAAAGATTGAATTTTAAAACATGAAAAACGTATCCATTTTTATTTTTTTGTCATTGATCTTGTCTACGGGTTTTACCTTGGCATATGGGGTCGTTGATGATTTTTCTACAGATCAGTCAATTTATCATAAAAACGATGAACTACAAATATCTGGAAACGTTCAATATGATCCAAACATCCAATTTGTAACCGTTCAGATCTTCACTCCTGGAAAATCAGGCTTTGCAGATTTTAAAACATTTCCAGTGAGTTCTGACGGGATGTTTTCAACCACATTTCATGTTGGCGGACCAACGTGGGCCACAGATGGACACTATTCAATCAAAGTTACCTATGATGGAAATATGGAAAAAACTATCCAATACAAAGAATTTACTGACAAACCTCCAAACTCCGAACCTGAAGCAGATGCGGAGCCAAACTCCGAACCTGAAGCAGATGCGGAGCCAAACTCCGAACCTGAAGCAGATGCGGAGCCAAACTCCGAACCTGAAGCAGATGCGGAGCCAAACTCCGAACCTGAAGCAGATGCGGAGCCAAACTCCGAACCTGAAGCAGATGCGGAGCCAAACTCCGAACCTGAAACCAGTTTCATTTCAGAACCTGCATCCAACTTCATTACTTTAAAATTCAAAATCCCCAACTTCCCAGCTCTTGACAAATCCCCGCAGTACTACATTGACAGGTATGACAACGAGCAAAGTTACAAAAGCTGGTTTGACTCACAGTTTCCAAACGATTCGATTGATGATGTTGTAGGATACGAACCGACAAAAGTACCGGGCTTCCCAGCTCTTGACAAATCCCCGCAGTACTACATTGACAGGTATGACAACGAGCAAAGTTACAAAAGCTGGTTTGACTCACAGTTTCCAAACGATTCGATTGATGATGTTGTAGGATACGAACCGACAAAAGTACCGGGCTTCCCAGCTCTTGACAAATCCCCGCAGTACTACATTGACAGGTATGACAACGAGCAAAGTTACAAAAGCTGGTTTGACTCACAGTTTCCAAACGATTCCATCCACAATATTTTGGGATATGAAAATCCGGTATCCGTACCAGATTGGATTAGAAGTAATGCGGAATGGTGGGCGATTGGGGAGATAAATGATTCTACATTCGTATCGGGAATAGAATTCATGCTGAAGAACAATATAATTAGAGTTTCAAACATTTCACCTTCGGAAAACATTTCTGAAGAGGACATCCCACCTTGGATTCGCAATAGTGCTCATTGGTGGTCCCAGGATCTGATCTCCGAAGATGAATTCATAAATGCTTTAAAGTATCTAATCCAACAGGGCATCATAACTGTCAATTAGTCTAGCACATACGGCAAATAGTTTTAATCTGGTATGGCTTATTGTTAGTTGAATTGAAGGCAACGTTTGGCGCAGGATGTTTTTGGCACGTAGAGGATTTACTTCATAAAACTAAGGGTGTCCAGTCTACCGCAGTTGGGTATATTGGTGGACAGTTACCGAACCCAACATATGAGGAAGTATGTACCGACAAAACAGGACATGCAGAAGCTGTACAGGTGGAATTTGATCCAAATGAAATTACTTTTGACGAATTACTGAATATTTTTTGGAATAATCACAATCCGACCACTCTGAATCGTCAAGGTCCAGACATTGGCAATCAGTATCGCTCAGCCATTTTTTATCATGATGAGGAGCAAAAGCATGTAGCTGAAAAATCAAAGCAAGATCTGGAACAATCAGGAAAACATAAAAATCCAATTGTCACCGAAATCGTCCCAGCACCATCATTTTACAAAGCTGAAGAATACCATCAAAAATATTTTAAAAAACACGGGTTTTCTTAGTTCTACTTTACTATGACTACCGGTATCTTTGAAGCGTGAATGACGTAGTTAGATACACTTCCAAAAAACATCTGTTTTGCAGAACTTCTTCCACGTGAACCCAGCACGATCATATCAAATTTGTTCTTTCCATGCGCCAATTTGACTATGTTGTATCCTATATCGCCTCTCAATATTTTCTCTTTGAAGACTATGCCATTTTGTGCTGCCAATACCTTGGCAGATTCCATGATTTTCTTTACTTCTGCGTTAAATGATTTTTCAACTGAGCCTACACCTCGAAATTCAGAATGTGGCGGAGCATGAATAGAATACACGCCAGTGATTATTGCCCCACATTGCCTAGCCAATATGATGGCAGTTTCTAAGCCCCTGTTGGAATTCTTAGAACCGTCTAAAGGTACCAAAATTTTTGAAATTTTCTTTTTTAACACATTTTATGAATATTTTTGACCCTAAAAAACATGCTTGTAGCTGTAAAAATTTAAAAATCTGAAAAAGAATAATTTTTTGATCGTCAAATTAACTAAAACTTATCTAGTTACAATCATTGTTGCTAAAATAGTGGAAGAAAAATTTCTCCATGTGGATGGACATAAAATACGATATCTTGAATCTGGCAATTCTAAAAACACACTTGTATTAATCCACGGCTTGGGCGCATCATCTGAGAGATGGAGTAAAGTAATTCCTCTTTTTTCAGATCACTATCGCGTAATAGTTCCAGATTTAATAGGATTTGGACAAAGCGACAAACCAGCTGTAGATTATACCATTAATTTTTTTGTCAATTTTCTTGAAAAGTTTATCGCCGCATCTGAAATCAAAAACCCCGATATAATTGGCTCATCACTAGGTGGACAAATTTCTGCCGAATACGCATCTTTACATTCCAATGAAATACACAAGCTGGTATTGGTTTCTCCGTCTGGAATTATGAAACAGTCTACTCCGGCACTAGACGAATACATCATGGCTGCAATGTATCCAAACG
Coding sequences within it:
- a CDS encoding alpha/beta fold hydrolase, giving the protein MEEKFLHVDGHKIRYLESGNSKNTLVLIHGLGASSERWSKVIPLFSDHYRVIVPDLIGFGQSDKPAVDYTINFFVNFLEKFIAASEIKNPDIIGSSLGGQISAEYASLHSNEIHKLVLVSPSGIMKQSTPALDEYIMAAMYPNETSAKNAFELMEGSGKHVEEKIISGFVERMRLPNAKLAFMSTILGLKNSKSIESKLESISVPTLLMWGTDDPVIPIIHAENFVSSIQNCIFYKMTGNGHTPYVQDPKTFVSKIVEFLSTD
- the msrA gene encoding peptide-methionine (S)-S-oxide reductase MsrA: MKATFGAGCFWHVEDLLHKTKGVQSTAVGYIGGQLPNPTYEEVCTDKTGHAEAVQVEFDPNEITFDELLNIFWNNHNPTTLNRQGPDIGNQYRSAIFYHDEEQKHVAEKSKQDLEQSGKHKNPIVTEIVPAPSFYKAEEYHQKYFKKHGFS
- a CDS encoding universal stress protein; the encoded protein is MLKKKISKILVPLDGSKNSNRGLETAIILARQCGAIITGVYSIHAPPHSEFRGVGSVEKSFNAEVKKIMESAKVLAAQNGIVFKEKILRGDIGYNIVKLAHGKNKFDMIVLGSRGRSSAKQMFFGSVSNYVIHASKIPVVIVK